CGGCAGCCTTGAACTCCTGCAGGATCAGGCCGCCGTCAACATCGATGAAGCCGTCGGCCACGTTGACCCGGTCCTCGTGCTCGGCGCCGGTGTCGTACTCGTCATAGATTTCGCCCACCAGTTCCTCCACCAGGTCTTCGAGCGTCACTACCCCGTCAGTACCGCCGTACTCGTCCACCACCAGGGCGATGTGCTGGTTGGTCTTGCGCATCCGGGACAGCGACGGCAGTACCCGGTTGGTCCCGGGCAGCGGAAGGATCTCCCGGGCAAGGGTCCGCACCGGGGACTGTTCCTGGACCTCGTCGCCGGGCATCAGGTCCCGGATGTGCACAAAGCCCAGGACATCGTCCGGGCTCCTCCCGATCACCGGGAACCGCGAATACGGGCCGTCCCTGACCATCCTGCGGGCATCCGCAACGCTCATGGCGCCGTCGATGAAGGTCACCTCCGTACGGGGGCGCATCACCTCCTGCAGCGTCCGGTCCCCGGCGCCGAACACATCGGCCACGATGTTCCGGCTGCTCTCTTCGAGCAGTTCGCTGTCCGCCACCATGTCCCATAGCTCCTCGGAACTGATGCCCTCCCGCTTGGCCCGCGGGTCGCCGCCAAGGAGCCTGACCACGGCATCGGTGGACACGGACAGGAGCCAGATGACCGGCCGCATGACGCGGGCGAGTCCGACCAGCGGCGGGGCGAGTACTTTAGTGAACGCGACGGGACGTTGCAGCGCCAGCCGCTTCGGGGCAAGCTCACCCAGGACCAGGGACAGGTAGGCCACCAGCAGGGTCATGCCGATGAAGGACACCGGCCCCGCCGCCCCGCCCAGCCCCAGCGCTTCGAGGAGGGGGACGACGGCGGGGGCGATCGCGGAGGCGCCATAGGCCGCCGAGAAGAACCCGGACAGGGTCACCCCGATCTGCACGGTGGAGAGGAACCGGTTGGGATTGCGTGCCAGGGCCGCGGTCCGGGCGCCGGTGTCACCGGACTTCTCGATCCCGCGCACCTGGCTTTCGCGCAGGGACACCAGGGCCATCTCCGCCGCCGCGAACACCCCGCCCAGCAGTACGAAACCGAGAACCAACCCAATATTGACCAGGGCGCCGCTGTCCATGACATGACCTTACCGATCCGTGGACCGCTTGGCGCGGCCCCTACGTGTACATCAGGGAGCCCGGCGTGGTGAGCTTTTCGCCGGTTTCCAGCCACGTCTTCAGGCCCGAGAGGATCATCGGCCAGCCGCCGTAGAGCTGCTCGTTGGCGCCCTCGCGCAGGTCGCTGTGGGTGACGGTGAGGTGGCAGGAATCGCCGACGGGCTCGATCTCCCAGGTGACCTTGGACGTGCCCTCGGCCTTGACGTCCTCGCCCCACAGGGCGCGCATGGTCTGGACCAGGCGGCGCGGCGGGTCTACTTCCAGGTTTTCGCCTTCGCCCAGGATCTGGCCTGCCTTGGGGTTGCCCATTTCGAAGCGGCCGCCAGGCGTCCAGTCGGACTGCAGCGTATTGCCGAACTGGTACTTGCTGCGGATATCGCTGTCCGTGATGGCTTCCCAGAGCTTCTCCGGTGTGGTCTTGATGTAGATCTCAAAGATTTTTTCCATGGGACTTT
This region of Arthrobacter sp. DNA4 genomic DNA includes:
- a CDS encoding metalloregulator ArsR/SmtB family transcription factor — translated: MDDVFKALSDPTRRDLLDELFREDGQTLSALEARFSMSRFGIAKHLRILEDAGLVVTRRRGREKLHFLNPVPIRLVHDRWVSKYAEPWAAALSDLKSRLESPMEKIFEIYIKTTPEKLWEAITDSDIRSKYQFGNTLQSDWTPGGRFEMGNPKAGQILGEGENLEVDPPRRLVQTMRALWGEDVKAEGTSKVTWEIEPVGDSCHLTVTHSDLREGANEQLYGGWPMILSGLKTWLETGEKLTTPGSLMYT
- a CDS encoding hemolysin family protein, coding for MDSGALVNIGLVLGFVLLGGVFAAAEMALVSLRESQVRGIEKSGDTGARTAALARNPNRFLSTVQIGVTLSGFFSAAYGASAIAPAVVPLLEALGLGGAAGPVSFIGMTLLVAYLSLVLGELAPKRLALQRPVAFTKVLAPPLVGLARVMRPVIWLLSVSTDAVVRLLGGDPRAKREGISSEELWDMVADSELLEESSRNIVADVFGAGDRTLQEVMRPRTEVTFIDGAMSVADARRMVRDGPYSRFPVIGRSPDDVLGFVHIRDLMPGDEVQEQSPVRTLAREILPLPGTNRVLPSLSRMRKTNQHIALVVDEYGGTDGVVTLEDLVEELVGEIYDEYDTGAEHEDRVNVADGFIDVDGGLILQEFKAAAGIVLPEGHYETVAGFMMDRLGRLPRAGDRVQIPGYVLTVLSMDRLRIARIRVTPATGHAD